In the genome of Diaphorobacter sp. HDW4A, the window GCCGCACGCGGTGGCGGTGACGACCGCCGAGGTGACGGATCGCAAAGGGGCATTGCAAGCACTCAAGCCCTGCCTGGGACGAGTGCAAAGTGTGCTGTGCGACAACGGCTACGTGGGCCAGCCCTTTGCGCAGGGCGTACAAGAGATTCTGGGTGATCACGTAACGGTGCAGATCGCCAAGAGGAGCGAGATGCACGCCTTCAAGGTCATGCCCAAGCGCTGGATCGTCGAGCGCAACTTTGCGTGGTTGGACAAGAACCGGCGGCTGTGGAAGGACTGCGAACTCTGGCTCAACACCAGCTTGCAGTTCGTCCACCTGGCATTCTTGGCCCTATTACCCAGAAGATCGTGAACACGTTCTTAGACGGCAAGAACGTTCCCCCAGGATGCTTCGAATGCAGCTCCACTGCACAGGGATACGCCCCCCTATGAGCCATCAACATAGGCTGTATGCATTCCATTGATTAGTTTTTTACAATGGATATTACATTTTCATTTATATAAACTAAAAAAACTTCAAACACATATCCAAGCCAAGGAGACCCCCCCATGAGCAATCAAACCAAGTGTCCTTTCCACGCCGCAGGCGGCGCCCGTGCCACGCACGCAGCGCGCTCCAATTCCGATTGGTGGCCCAACCAGTTGAACCTATCAATCCTGCATCAGCACCAGCCGGCGTCAAACCCCTTGGACGAGGGCTTCAGCTATGCCGAGGCCTTCAAGCAACTGGACTTTGCGGCCCTCAAGCAGGACCTGGCCGCCCTCATGACCGATTCGCAGGACTGGTGGCCCGCTGACTGGGGCCACTATGGTGGCCTGTTCATCCGCATGGCCTGGCACAGTGCCGGCACCTACCGCACGGCCGATGGCCGCGGTGGCGCGAGCACCGGCAACCAGCGCTTTGCCCCGCTGAACAGCTGGCCCGACAACGGCAACCTGGACAAGGCCCGCCGACTGCTCTGGCCGATCAAGCAGAAGTACGGCAACGCCATCTCGTGGGCGGACCTGTTCATCCTGGCGGGCAACGTGGCCATGGAAACCATGGGCTTCAAGACCTTTGGCTTTGGTGGCGGCCGTGCCGACATCTGGGCGCCTGAGGAAGACATTTACTGGGGTGCCGAGGCCGAATGGCTGGCCACCAGTGACAAGGCCAACAGCCGCTACAGCGGCGACCGCGACCTGCAAAACCCACTGGCCGCCGTGCAGATGGGCCTGATCTACGTGAACCCCGAAGGCCCAGACGGCAACCCCGACCCGGTGGCCAGCGGCCGCGATGTGCGCGAAACCTTCGCCCGCATGGCCATGAATGACTACGAAACCGTGGCCCTGGTGGCCGGCGGCCACACCTTTGGCAAAGCCCACGGCGCAGGCGACCCCAAGCTGGTGGGTCCTGAGCCCGAGGCCGCCCCCATGGAGGCCATGGGCCTGGGCTGGATCAACCAGCTGGGCACGGGCAAAGGCATCCACACCACCACCAGCGGCATCGAGGGCGCCTGGAAGCCCAACCCCACGCAATGGGACATGGGCTATTTCACCGTGCTGTTCAAGTACGACTGGGAGCTGGTCAAGAGCCCCTCGGGGGCGCACCAGTGGCGCGCCAAAGACTGCGCCCCGGAAGACATGATCCCCGACGCGCACGATCCGTCTATCAAGCACGCGCCCATGATGACCACGGCCGACCTGTCGCTGAAGTTCGATCCGGCCTACGAGAAAATCTCGCGCCACTTCCTGGCCCACCCCGAAGAATTTGCCGACGCCTATGCCCGTGCCTGGTTCAAGCTGACCCACCGCGACATGGGCCCCAAGAACCTGTACCTGGGCCCCGAAGTGCCGGCCGAAGACCTGATCTGGCAAGACCCGCTGCCCGCCGTGGACCACGCCCTGATCGACGCGGCAGATGCCACGCAACTCAAGGCCCGCGTGCTGGCCAGCGGCCTGACGGTGAGTGAGGTGGTATCGACCGCCTGGGCCTCGGCATCGACCTTCCGGGGCAGCGACAAGCGTGGCGGTGCCAACGGCGCCCGCGTTCGCCTGGCCCCCCAGAAGGACTGGGAGGTGAACCAGCCCGCACAACTGGCCAAGGTGCTGGCCGTGCTGGAAGGCATTCAGCGTGACTTCAACGCCAGCGCCACGGGTGGCAAGCAGGTGTCGCTGGCCGATCTGATCGTGCTGGCCGGCAACGCCGGGGTCGAGGCCGCTGCTAAGGCCGCAGGCCAGAGCGTGGACGTGCCCTTCCACCCCGGCCGCACGGACGCCACGGCCGAGCAGACCGATGCCGAATCATTTGCCGTGCTGGAGCCGCAGGCCGATGGCTTTCGCAACTACCGCAAGGCGGCGTACCGCGTGTCGCCCGAGGAAATGTTGGTGGACAAGGCCCAGTTGTTGACCCTGAGCGCACCGGAGATGACCGTGCTGGTGGGCGGCCTGCGGGTGCTGGGAGCCAACCATGGCGGAAGCCAGGCGGGTGTGTTCACCCAGCGCCCAGGGCAGCTCACGAACGACTTCTTCGTGAACCTGGTGGATATGTCCACCGCATGGCGCCCCATCGATGACAACGCCTACGAGGGCCGCAACCGCCAGACCGGCGCCGTGAAGTGGACGGCCAGCCGTGTGGACCTGGCCTTCGGCTCCAACTCGCAATTGCGGGCCATTGCCGAGGTGTACGCCCAAAACGACGGCCAGGCCAAGATGGCGCGCGACTTTGTGGCCGCCTGGACCAAGGTCATGGAGCTGGACCGCTTTGACCTGAAATAAGGCCAGCGCCTTGCCCCGTAGCCCTGCCCTAGCGGGGCTTTTTTATGGGGCATTGAGCCGGCTGTGCGTTGAAACCCTGCTCATTTGGTCAGGTAAGCGGTATGTCGCCACGCGAAAGCCGCTGGCCCAGGGCATGGCCGCCTATGCCCTGGGCCAGCACGGTACGGTCGTGCCAGCGATGCGATCGCAAGCCCTCTTTGGCCTGTCCCTCTTTGACCACCTCCCACATCAAAGAAAACGTGCCGGAATGGCTCGACAATATTTCCCCGACTGTGAAAAGCCGCCGGTGCGTTCACTATAAGCCCCAGCTTGCTATTGAACTGAATGGCTTGGACACTACGAGCCACACTGGCCGCCAAATGGCGGAATTTCTCGTCCATGGCCTGACTGCGCTAAGTGAAAGCGGCCACCGGGTCCGGTGTGAAGCCTGCAATCGCATCCCAACGCGCACTATCAAAGGGCTACATTTTTTGAGCGCTGCCCCATGAAATCAGCCACACGACGGTCTGGATTCCAATGGCCCCTGAGAGGGGATTGGACGATGAAAAAGCGATTCACCGAGTAACAGATTATTGACCTTGTGCGTGTGGCCGATGCCGAGCTGCCGTTCTAGGAGCTGTGCCGCAAGCATGGGTTCTCTGGGCCCAGCTATTACGCCTGGAAGGCCAAGTTCAGCGAAATGGACGTCTCGGATGCCCAGCTGAAGTCCCCTCGAAAACCTGAGCCACCCGGAACTAGAGAATTCCCCCAGCAGGAGTCTCTACGTGAAGAAATCCAGATTCAGCGAAGCCCAGATAGTCGGCATCCTCAAGGAGGTCGAGATGGGTGCCAAGGTCGGCGAGACGTGCAGAAAGCACGGCATCAGCGAGCCGACGTACTACAAGTGGAAAAGCCAGTTCTCGGGCATGACGGTCTCTCACCTGGCGCAACTGCGCCAGCTGCAGGACGAGAACGCCAAGCTCAAACGCATGTACGCCGACCTGGCGCTGATGCACCACGCGCTCAAGGATGTCGTTGATCGAAAGCTCTGACCCCGGAGCGTGCGAGATGGTCGTTCGTGCCCTCGTAGAAGAGCACGGCATGAGCCAGCGACGTGCCTGCCAGGCCAGCGGCATCGCCCGCTCCACACTGCGCTACAGGCCCGTTGCACGCGACGCCTGCGGGGTCATCACCTTCATCCAGGCCCACATGGCACTGAACCCGCGTCACGGCTTCGGCTTGCTGTACGACAGTGCCCGCCACCAGGGCAAGCCTTGGGGCAAGACGGTGCTCTGGCGTGTGTACAGCAAGCTGCGGCTGAACCTGCCCCGCCGGTGCAAGAAGAGGCTGCCTGCGCGCGTCAAACAGCCCCTGCACGCGGCAGCTCAACCCAACCAGGGATGGAGCTGCGACTTCATGGCCGATGCGCTGTGGTCGGGGTGGCGCTTGAGGACCTTCAACGTCATCGACGAGTTCAATCGCGAGGGCCTGCGCATCGAGGTCGATACCAGCCTGCCGGCTGCGCGGGTTATCCGGGCCCTGAACGAACTGGTGGAGGTGCGTGGTGCGCCACTGTCGATTCGCCTAGACAACGGACCCGAGTTCATTGCCGATGCGTTAGCGAAATGGGCGCAGTCCAAGGCATTGCCCTTAACTATATCCAGCCTGGCAAGCCCACGCAGAACGCCTATGTCGAACGATTCAACAAGACCTACCGTACCGAGGTGCTCGATTGCTACGTCTTTGACAGCCTGCAGGGGGTGCGTAACATGACGGCCGACTGGCTGCTTCGCTACAACCACCATCGCCCCCATGAAGCCCTCAGCCGCATCCCACCGGTCGAGTACCGTGTCAAACTGTTCCCTAGCCTCTGCTTCTGGCTGGCTCAGGAATTCGAGGGGACTTCAAAGCCCAAGTCTTCATCTGAACTCGCTGACTGACCTACTACCTGCACGGGAAAGACGGCTTGGCCGTGGATGAGATCGGAAAGGTCTGCGTCAACGGCCAGGCCATCAAGGCCGCGCGCGAGTTGCGCGCGGGCGACACCGTGGCCCCGCCAGGGCCGGGTGCCGCGCACGGTGGTGGTGCGGGGCCTGAGCAACTTCCGCGGTCCCGCGCCCGTGGCACAGCAGCTCTACGAGGAAACGCCCGAGAGCATCGCCGAGCGCACCCGGGCCACCGAGGCCCGGCGCCTAGCCCCCCCGAGCCCGCCGCCAGCCTACGCGAGGGCCGGCCCACCAAGCGTGACCGGCGCAGCATGGACGCGATCGCTGGAGCGCGTCGCTCGACGACGAACGCCCGCCCGGGAAGTCCCAGCGTTCCTCAGCGCGTGGCCAGCCCGCGCCGCACCAGCCAGTCCTGCACCAGGGCGGCGATCTGGTCGGAGTTGCGGTCCATCATGATCATGTGGCTGTTGCCACGTATGCCTTGCGCCGGCAGGTCGATCTCGTCTATCTGGCCGCCCCTGGCCTTGACGGCAGCAATCATCTTCTTCATCGGCACCTGGATGCCCTGCCAGCGCGGGGTTTCGCGGATCTTGTCGCCCCAGACGAATAGCAGAGGCACCCTGGCAAGCGGCGCCACGTCCACATTGTCGGGATCGAGCGCGCCGGAAGGCTCGACGCCGACCACCGCCTTGATCTTGTCCGGATACCGGTTGGCCAGCGTGTACGCGAAGGTGCTGCCCTGGCTGTGCACGGTGATGACGCAAGGGCAGACCTTGTTCACCAGCGCATCGTAGGCGCGCAGGGTAGGCTCGTCGTTGGTGACCCAGCGCGGCACGCCCTGCTTCATGAACTGGTCGAACGCTGCGATGGGGAACTGCGTGTCGGGATAGGCGCGCCGGCTGGCGGCGCTGTCGTAGCTGTCGGCCGGGCCGATGCGGAACAGCTCCCACCCCTCCTTCTTGGTGCGGAACACCGGATCGCTCTTGAAGATCTCCGGATAGCGCGCCCACGAGGCGCGGCCGCGCTCTACCGCGTCGGAGACGTAGACATCGTGGCCGGCGGCGACAAAGTACATCTGCCAGCCCGGCTGGCCGTCGGGCTTGGTCTCCCAGGTAACGCCCGTTAGGCCGCCGCCGTGCCACATCAGCATCGGATAGCGCGCACGCCGGGACTGCGGGGCGAGCTTGACGTACTGCGTGTACATCTGCTCGACCTCGAACTCGCCATTGGGATCGAGCAGCGTGGGCGGCGAGGTGGGCGTGAAGCGCACCTCCTTCTTCGGCAGCCCGCTCAGCGTGACCGAGCGCCCGCCGGTGTGGAAGCTGCCGATCTCGGCCACCGCCACCGCCTCCTGGCCTGCCACCGGAGCCATATGCGCGCTGCCGCAGCCTGACAGCACCGCCGCGCAGGCTGTCACGGCGGCAATCATTATTTGTTTGTACATGTTCGTCTCCCTATGATGTTTCGACACTTTGCCTTGTATTGGCACTCTCGATCACACCGATTCAGACCTATAGGTATATAGGACAGGTCATCGATACGCTTTGCAAGTACTATTTGAAGCAACTTTTTGCGGACGGGTCATTCCGCCTTGATGCCGTTGTCTTTGATCACCTGCCGCCAAGTAGC includes:
- a CDS encoding esterase encodes the protein MYKQIMIAAVTACAAVLSGCGSAHMAPVAGQEAVAVAEIGSFHTGGRSVTLSGLPKKEVRFTPTSPPTLLDPNGEFEVEQMYTQYVKLAPQSRRARYPMLMWHGGGLTGVTWETKPDGQPGWQMYFVAAGHDVYVSDAVERGRASWARYPEIFKSDPVFRTKKEGWELFRIGPADSYDSAASRRAYPDTQFPIAAFDQFMKQGVPRWVTNDEPTLRAYDALVNKVCPCVITVHSQGSTFAYTLANRYPDKIKAVVGVEPSGALDPDNVDVAPLARVPLLFVWGDKIRETPRWQGIQVPMKKMIAAVKARGGQIDEIDLPAQGIRGNSHMIMMDRNSDQIAALVQDWLVRRGLATR
- the katG gene encoding catalase/peroxidase HPI; protein product: MSNQTKCPFHAAGGARATHAARSNSDWWPNQLNLSILHQHQPASNPLDEGFSYAEAFKQLDFAALKQDLAALMTDSQDWWPADWGHYGGLFIRMAWHSAGTYRTADGRGGASTGNQRFAPLNSWPDNGNLDKARRLLWPIKQKYGNAISWADLFILAGNVAMETMGFKTFGFGGGRADIWAPEEDIYWGAEAEWLATSDKANSRYSGDRDLQNPLAAVQMGLIYVNPEGPDGNPDPVASGRDVRETFARMAMNDYETVALVAGGHTFGKAHGAGDPKLVGPEPEAAPMEAMGLGWINQLGTGKGIHTTTSGIEGAWKPNPTQWDMGYFTVLFKYDWELVKSPSGAHQWRAKDCAPEDMIPDAHDPSIKHAPMMTTADLSLKFDPAYEKISRHFLAHPEEFADAYARAWFKLTHRDMGPKNLYLGPEVPAEDLIWQDPLPAVDHALIDAADATQLKARVLASGLTVSEVVSTAWASASTFRGSDKRGGANGARVRLAPQKDWEVNQPAQLAKVLAVLEGIQRDFNASATGGKQVSLADLIVLAGNAGVEAAAKAAGQSVDVPFHPGRTDATAEQTDAESFAVLEPQADGFRNYRKAAYRVSPEEMLVDKAQLLTLSAPEMTVLVGGLRVLGANHGGSQAGVFTQRPGQLTNDFFVNLVDMSTAWRPIDDNAYEGRNRQTGAVKWTASRVDLAFGSNSQLRAIAEVYAQNDGQAKMARDFVAAWTKVMELDRFDLK